Below is a genomic region from Echinicola rosea.
TGGATTGGACTCCAAAGCGGCTATTGATACGATCAATGAAATCAGCAAGCACATCGAGGCCATCAAAGAAAATGTTTCTGCAATGATCGATGCGAGACGAAGGCTGAACAAAGAAGAAGACATCGCTAAGAGAGCCAAAGGCTACAGTACAGATGTAAAAGATGCTTTCTTTGAAAAAATCAGGTACTCAGTAGATAAGCTAGAACTATATGTGGACGATGAGTTCTGGCCACTGGTAAAATACAGAGAAATGTTGTTCTTGAGATAATCAAGGTTCGACAGAAGTCAATCAAAAGCCGGGTTTATTCCCGGCTTTTTTATTTGTACGGGTCGTACTGGTTTAGTTCAGCCAGTTCTATGAAAAGTTTGCTGATTTTTTCAGTGAGGTCTTTGAAGTAGCGCTGGCCTTTTTCGGATGATGCCTTTTTGGGGTTTCCTATTCCGGTGTCTTTGGTGACCCTGGACCATTTTCGCTCAGACCAAGCCCAGCCTTCCCTGATGCCTTCTACCAGTGATTCACGCTCTTCACCTTCTCCTGCTTCCTCAAGTGAGCGAACCAGATGGGGCTGTAAGTGCATGATCAAGCTGGTTTCCATTTCATCAGCATGATCGCCGTCCATTTCGAAATATTTTTTCTTGTCCAATGCCTTAAACCAATTACAGCTTGAAAAAAACATGTCCGGAAATTTCAATCCCAGTTCCCGGAGGATCGTTTTAAAATCATTGCCTCCATGGCTGTTTAGAATGAGCAGTTTTCTGACTTTTTGACGGTGGAGGACTTCTACGAGGTCATTTACGATGGCCAGCTGAGTGCTGGGATTAAGGTTCATGTCCAAAAAGATATCTGCCT
It encodes:
- a CDS encoding creatininase family protein — encoded protein: MRPYILAESNWKDLKHANIDLAILPWGATEAHNYHLPYGTDNYEAEAIAAEAGRIAYEAGAHLTVLPTIPFGVNTGQADIFLDMNLNPSTQLAIVNDLVEVLHRQKVRKLLILNSHGGNDFKTILRELGLKFPDMFFSSCNWFKALDKKKYFEMDGDHADEMETSLIMHLQPHLVRSLEEAGEGEERESLVEGIREGWAWSERKWSRVTKDTGIGNPKKASSEKGQRYFKDLTEKISKLFIELAELNQYDPYK